The Vampirovibrio chlorellavorus genome has a segment encoding these proteins:
- a CDS encoding tetratricopeptide repeat protein, protein MRNRFHSRHLRLALLSSLMAGSLWLPPAGMAQTSNNLEAIQNYNQGIEAYNQGRVNDALGKFTRATQIDPAYGDAYYNMGSIYYQLKRFPDAADMFQKSVNLAPADGNAKYNLALCLERLNRNEEAINILSQIPASDAKYTQARVKLNELRPELKPQNAPATATKPASAPATANKPTTTTPTVNKPAAAPPSATKPAAAAKATVKVFSKGYEGPTGITIGPGGFMYVANYSKNIIYRVGASGEKTVFSSGEGIKGPIGLTYNPKTNELYVANYLLNNVARINANGKTSVLIGGLNKPYNLFMDTVNNAVFVSEQDPANVISRIALP, encoded by the coding sequence ATGCGCAATCGGTTTCATTCCCGTCATTTACGGTTAGCCCTGCTCAGTAGCCTCATGGCGGGCAGCCTGTGGCTCCCCCCTGCCGGAATGGCTCAGACCTCCAACAATCTGGAGGCCATCCAGAATTACAATCAGGGCATTGAAGCCTACAATCAGGGCCGGGTGAATGACGCCCTGGGCAAATTTACCCGGGCCACCCAGATCGATCCGGCCTATGGCGATGCCTACTACAACATGGGCTCCATCTATTACCAGCTCAAGCGCTTCCCCGATGCCGCCGACATGTTCCAGAAATCCGTGAACCTGGCCCCGGCGGATGGCAACGCCAAATACAACCTGGCCCTGTGTCTGGAAAGGCTGAATCGCAATGAAGAGGCCATCAACATCCTCTCTCAAATTCCGGCCAGCGATGCCAAGTACACCCAGGCCCGGGTCAAACTGAATGAACTGCGCCCGGAGTTGAAGCCGCAAAACGCGCCAGCCACGGCCACTAAGCCTGCCAGCGCTCCGGCCACGGCCAATAAGCCCACCACGACCACACCGACCGTGAACAAGCCAGCCGCCGCCCCGCCCAGCGCTACCAAACCAGCGGCAGCGGCCAAAGCCACGGTCAAGGTGTTTTCCAAGGGGTATGAAGGCCCCACCGGGATTACCATCGGCCCGGGCGGCTTTATGTACGTGGCCAACTACTCCAAAAACATCATCTACCGGGTGGGGGCCAGCGGCGAAAAGACCGTGTTCAGCTCCGGCGAAGGCATTAAAGGCCCCATCGGCCTGACCTACAACCCCAAAACCAATGAATTGTACGTGGCCAACTACCTGCTGAACAACGTGGCCCGTATTAACGCCAACGGCAAGACCAGCGTCCTCATTGGCGGATTGAACAAGCCCTACAACCTGTTTATGGACACCGTGAACAACGCCGTGTTTGTCTCCGAGCAGGACCCGGCCAATGTCATTTCACGCATCGCATTGCCGTAA